Proteins from one Tenrec ecaudatus isolate mTenEca1 chromosome 8, mTenEca1.hap1, whole genome shotgun sequence genomic window:
- the RPSA gene encoding small ribosomal subunit protein uS2 isoform X1, translating into MSGALDVLQMKEEDVLKFLAAGTHLGGTNLDFQMEQYIYKRKSDGIYIINLKRTWEKLLLAARAIVAIENPADVSVISSRNTGQRAVLKFAAATGATPIAGRFTPGTFTNQIQAAFREPRLLVVTDPRADHQPLTEASYVNLPTIALCNTDSPLRYVDIAIPCNNKGAHSVGLMWWMLAREVLRMRGTISREHPWEVMPDLYFYRDPEEIEKEEQAAAEKAVTKEEFQGEWTAPAPEFTAAQPEVADWSEGVQVPSVPIQQFPAEDWSAQPATEDWSAAPTAQATEWVGTTTEWS; encoded by the exons ATGTCCGGAGCCCTTGACGTCCtgcagatgaaggaggaggatgTCCTCAAGTTCCTGGCTGCAGGAACCCATTTAGGTGGCACCAACCTTGACTTCCAGATGGAACAGTACATTTACAAAAGGAAAAGTGACG GCATCTACATCATAAACCTGAAGAGGACCTGGGAGAAGCTTCTGCTGGCTGCTCGCGCCATCgttgccattgaaaaccctgccgACGTCAGCGTCATATCTTCCAGGAATACCGGCCAG CGCGCCGTGCTGAAGTTTGCTGCCGCCACTGGAGCTACTCCAATCGCCGGGCGCTTCACTCCAGGAACCTTCACTAACCAGATCCAGGCAGCCTTCCGGGAGCCACGGCTCCTAGTGGTGACTGACCCCAGGGCTGACCACCAGCCCCTCACTGAGGCCTCTTACGTTAACTTGCCCACCATTGCTCTGTGTAACACAGATTCTCCTCTGCGCTACGTGGACATTGCCATCCCGTGTAACAACAAG GGAGCTCACTCGGTGGGCCTGATGTGGTGGATGCTGGCCCGGGAAGTTCTGCGCATGCGGGGCACCATCTCCCGCGAGCACCCGTGGGAGGTCATGCCTGACCTCTACTTCTACAGAGACCCAGAGGAG ATTGAAAAGGAAGAGCAGGCGGCTGCTGAAAAGGCTGTGACCAAGGAGGAGTTTCAGGGCGAATGGACTGCGCCTGCTCCCGAGTTCACTGCGGCTCAGCCCGAGGTGGCCGACTGGTCTGAGGGCGTGCAGGTGCCCTCCGTGCCCATCCAGCAGTTCCCCGCTG AAGACTGGAGCGCTCAGCCCGCAACTGAAGACTGGTCCGCAGCTCCCACCGCTCAGGCCACCGAGTGGGTAGGAACAACCACTGAGTGGTCCTAA
- the RPSA gene encoding small ribosomal subunit protein uS2 isoform X2: MSGALDVLQMKEEDVLKFLAAGTHLGGTNLDFQMEQYIYKRKSDGIYIINLKRTWEKLLLAARAIVAIENPADVSVISSRNTGQRAVLKFAAATGATPIAGRFTPGTFTNQIQAAFREPRLLVVTDPRADHQPLTEASYVNLPTIALCNTDSPLRYVDIAIPCNNKGAHSVGLMWWMLAREVLRMRGTISREHPWEVMPDLYFYRDPEEIEKEEQAAAEKAVTKEEFQGEWTAPAPEFTAAQPEVADWSEGVQVPSVPIQQFPADWSAQPATEDWSAAPTAQATEWVGTTTEWS, from the exons ATGTCCGGAGCCCTTGACGTCCtgcagatgaaggaggaggatgTCCTCAAGTTCCTGGCTGCAGGAACCCATTTAGGTGGCACCAACCTTGACTTCCAGATGGAACAGTACATTTACAAAAGGAAAAGTGACG GCATCTACATCATAAACCTGAAGAGGACCTGGGAGAAGCTTCTGCTGGCTGCTCGCGCCATCgttgccattgaaaaccctgccgACGTCAGCGTCATATCTTCCAGGAATACCGGCCAG CGCGCCGTGCTGAAGTTTGCTGCCGCCACTGGAGCTACTCCAATCGCCGGGCGCTTCACTCCAGGAACCTTCACTAACCAGATCCAGGCAGCCTTCCGGGAGCCACGGCTCCTAGTGGTGACTGACCCCAGGGCTGACCACCAGCCCCTCACTGAGGCCTCTTACGTTAACTTGCCCACCATTGCTCTGTGTAACACAGATTCTCCTCTGCGCTACGTGGACATTGCCATCCCGTGTAACAACAAG GGAGCTCACTCGGTGGGCCTGATGTGGTGGATGCTGGCCCGGGAAGTTCTGCGCATGCGGGGCACCATCTCCCGCGAGCACCCGTGGGAGGTCATGCCTGACCTCTACTTCTACAGAGACCCAGAGGAG ATTGAAAAGGAAGAGCAGGCGGCTGCTGAAAAGGCTGTGACCAAGGAGGAGTTTCAGGGCGAATGGACTGCGCCTGCTCCCGAGTTCACTGCGGCTCAGCCCGAGGTGGCCGACTGGTCTGAGGGCGTGCAGGTGCCCTCCGTGCCCATCCAGCAGTTCCCCGCTG ACTGGAGCGCTCAGCCCGCAACTGAAGACTGGTCCGCAGCTCCCACCGCTCAGGCCACCGAGTGGGTAGGAACAACCACTGAGTGGTCCTAA